The genomic window ATCATGTAGAGAGAGCCATGGGCCACATTGGGGATCCGGAGGACCCCCAGGATGAGGGTCAGGCCGGAGGCCACGATGAAGAGAATCGTGGTCCGGCTCAGACCCACAAAAACCTGCGACAGAACACCCGCCGGTATTATCGAATAGATGGCATCCATGCAGAACTCCTGTGAGAGAATTCTTACTTGCGGTCCTTTGCTATCTCGTCACAGGTAGTCATATAATCCTTGGCTTGGATTACCTGAATATTGCCGGCGACGAGAAAATCGTACTTGGGATCCTTCTTCGTGATTCCGAAATACATGGGAAGCTCAAGCTGGTGGTCGCACCCTCTGATTGCAAGCGGACCCACCGGGCTGTCAAGCGACATGCCTTCGAGGGCCTTGATGAGAGCTTCCGCATCAATCTTGCCCGCTTTTTTGTACCCTTCGGCGATGAACCTGGCGGTCATATACCCGGAAAGAGCTCCTATGCGCGGCTCTCTGTTGTAGGTCTTTTTGAATTCGGCAACAAATGCCCTGTTCGCCGGGGTGTCAGGATAGTAGAAAAAATAGTTGGCCGTTCCGAAGACGCCTTCCGGCGCATTTTGTTCCTGGGGCCTTAGCACGGAAAGCTCGATAGCCGTATGCTGATAGAACGGTATCTTCTGGCTCAAGCCGGTCGCCTTGGCGGCCTTCTGGAAATTGACCATGCCGGAGCCGCCCGTGGCTACGATGATGAAATCAGGCTTGGCGGCGAGAATCTGGGTAATATAAGGGGTAAAATCTGCTTCTCCCACCTTCCACCAGGATTCTCCAACCTTCTGTACCTGTGGTTTCAGATTTTTCAGATTATTCCATAGACTATCGGCAATGGCGTGGCCGTATTCATAATCGTCACCGGCAATCCAGTATTTCAGGTAGGGTTTTTTCGCCAGGGCCAGGGCAGCCGCCTTGCCAGCCATCGCGGTATTTTCGTTCATATTGAAGATGTACTTGTGCCCTTTTTCGCCGATGATCTTATCGCTTTTGGCAAAGGTCACGAAAAACGGTATCTTCTCTTTTTTCACGAAATCGGAAATGGCAAGGGTCGTCGCGCTGTTGATCGTACCCATGAGAATGTCAACATTTTCCTTCATTACCAGCTCTTTAGCCATGGCCAGGCCGATATCCGGTTTAAACTTCTCGTCGCGGGTAGTATATTCAATCTTTTTCCCGAGGACCCCGCCCTTGGCATTGATTTCATTGACGGCCATCTTGAATCCGTCCAGGACATCCATGGTGAATGTCGTTGCCGGCCCCGTGTAGGTGTCAACAATACCCACCTTGATTGTGTCTGCGGCATACGAGAGCGGACATACTGCCAACAAACCGACAAAGAGCAACAAAGATATGGAAATTACTAACGATTTTTTCATAGCTACATCTCCTTTCAATTTTTTAAGCCTGTTATTCCGTCCCTTTTAGGAATCTTCTAAAATATATGCCTGTATTTGTCAATATTAATCCTGTTGTCAAAGAGTGTAGATGACAGGACCCGGCTTGCTATAATTGGTTGCATCCGCTCACGCTCGACGCCGTGCAACATCTGTTACTTATTGAAGTCAACAAGCGAGGCCGGTTTGATTTTGTAGAAGAGTTCAACCCGTACTTCTTAACTAAAAAACATGCGCTGCTTATTGGCATCACCTTCTACAAAGCAACACCTGTTATAGCCGGAACCTTCCGAAGATTTGTGTTTGAAAGATTGATCTGGCCGCTGCTTTCAGTGGCGCGGCTCCTGAGTTCAGTATAATGTTGTGGTCATAGCCTTTCAACGGATTTTAATGTTGCCTCTTGACAATATTTGTATAGCCGGTTATATGAATATAAACCTTTCAGGAGAATAAACATGAAAAAAGCCGCAGCGTTTTTCAAAGTCCTTGCCGATGAAGCCCGCTTGAATATGCTCTGGCTCCTCTTGAACCACCGGGAGTTATGTGTCTGCGACTTCATGGCGGTACTCGAAGTGACCCAGTCCAAGGCGTCCCGGCACCTGCGGATTTTGTACAATGCCGGCCTGGTAACTGACCGGCGCGTCGGGCTCTGGATCTATTACTCGCTTCAGCCGGCGGCCGATGATTTTGTGCGGACCTTTCTGGAAACACTCCGTTCCACCTTGGCCCACCGCCAAGAAGCCGTTGAGCTCCTAAAAAAACTTGATATCTGGCTTGAGCAGAAAGACCAGACCAAGTGCAGTTGATGGGAGAGGAGAAAAACCATAGCACTGAGGAAGAGCGAGAATGAAAAAAAGAGTCCTTTTCATCTGTACGAATAATTCCTGCCGATCACAGAT from Deltaproteobacteria bacterium includes these protein-coding regions:
- a CDS encoding ABC transporter substrate-binding protein, producing MKKSLVISISLLLFVGLLAVCPLSYAADTIKVGIVDTYTGPATTFTMDVLDGFKMAVNEINAKGGVLGKKIEYTTRDEKFKPDIGLAMAKELVMKENVDILMGTINSATTLAISDFVKKEKIPFFVTFAKSDKIIGEKGHKYIFNMNENTAMAGKAAALALAKKPYLKYWIAGDDYEYGHAIADSLWNNLKNLKPQVQKVGESWWKVGEADFTPYITQILAAKPDFIIVATGGSGMVNFQKAAKATGLSQKIPFYQHTAIELSVLRPQEQNAPEGVFGTANYFFYYPDTPANRAFVAEFKKTYNREPRIGALSGYMTARFIAEGYKKAGKIDAEALIKALEGMSLDSPVGPLAIRGCDHQLELPMYFGITKKDPKYDFLVAGNIQVIQAKDYMTTCDEIAKDRK
- a CDS encoding metalloregulator ArsR/SmtB family transcription factor, whose translation is MKKAAAFFKVLADEARLNMLWLLLNHRELCVCDFMAVLEVTQSKASRHLRILYNAGLVTDRRVGLWIYYSLQPAADDFVRTFLETLRSTLAHRQEAVELLKKLDIWLEQKDQTKCS